The following coding sequences lie in one Megalodesulfovibrio gigas DSM 1382 = ATCC 19364 genomic window:
- a CDS encoding sensor histidine kinase: MKHQLHILYLDADISSRARFRQFFDANLLPYTVHDAGSLAEARRLLHEHDVDVVVSEHRLEDGLVFDLLEGTPADAAGVSHGRERCASLAVPVILATATGDEKTAVRAMRDGAYDYIIKDADHRWMALIPQAAEGAVRQHQAQRQYRLLTHALMSITDAVFITNTAQHLVFVNKAFCHTYGFKEEEVLGKSIALLRAEVVPAGQASDSETRGAAREIYHRRKDGRIFPVSLTRSVIHDDKGLNMAIVGVARDISAWKEAEARLTNSLKEKEVLLKEIHHRVKNNLQVVSSLLNLQSGYLKDEQTIDALRDSQNRVKSMALIHERLYQSESLNKIDFGGYVQSLVNHVKSSFRGMGEIDVAVDVSDMFVDVDVAIPCGLIINELASNSFKHAFSDARGGACGGRVHIRLSQQVSDAGQPELLLEVGDNGKGYPPGLDIDCVASLGLQLVNSLVQQLKGSIDLASNGGACSRMRIPLPQQAP, from the coding sequence ATGAAGCATCAATTGCACATTCTGTATCTTGACGCCGACATTTCGTCGCGGGCGCGGTTCCGGCAGTTTTTCGACGCAAACCTGTTGCCCTATACCGTGCATGATGCAGGCTCCCTGGCCGAGGCCCGGCGACTGCTGCATGAGCATGATGTGGATGTGGTGGTCAGCGAGCATCGCCTGGAGGATGGCCTTGTCTTCGACCTGCTGGAAGGCACCCCGGCGGATGCTGCCGGCGTGTCGCATGGTCGGGAACGGTGCGCGTCCCTCGCGGTGCCGGTCATTCTGGCCACCGCCACCGGCGACGAAAAAACGGCGGTGCGCGCCATGCGCGACGGCGCCTACGATTATATCATCAAGGATGCGGACCATCGCTGGATGGCGCTCATCCCCCAGGCTGCGGAAGGTGCGGTGCGGCAGCATCAGGCCCAGCGGCAATACCGGCTGCTCACCCATGCCCTCATGAGCATCACGGACGCCGTATTCATCACCAACACCGCGCAGCACCTCGTTTTCGTCAACAAGGCCTTTTGCCATACGTACGGCTTCAAGGAAGAAGAGGTCCTGGGAAAAAGCATCGCCTTGCTGCGGGCGGAGGTGGTGCCCGCGGGCCAGGCCAGTGATAGCGAAACCAGGGGTGCAGCGCGGGAGATCTATCATCGCCGCAAGGATGGCCGCATTTTTCCCGTGTCCCTCACGCGGTCCGTCATCCATGACGACAAGGGCCTGAACATGGCCATCGTGGGCGTGGCCAGGGATATTTCCGCCTGGAAGGAAGCTGAGGCCCGGCTGACCAATTCCCTGAAGGAAAAGGAAGTGCTCCTCAAGGAGATCCACCACCGGGTAAAGAACAACCTGCAGGTGGTCTCCAGCCTGCTGAATTTGCAGTCTGGCTACCTCAAGGACGAGCAGACAATCGACGCCCTGCGCGACAGCCAAAACCGCGTCAAATCCATGGCCCTCATCCATGAGCGGCTGTATCAGTCCGAAAGCCTGAACAAGATTGACTTTGGCGGCTACGTGCAGAGCCTGGTCAACCACGTCAAAAGCTCCTTCCGGGGCATGGGGGAGATTGACGTGGCGGTGGACGTGTCGGACATGTTCGTGGATGTGGATGTGGCCATCCCCTGCGGGCTGATCATCAACGAGCTGGCCTCCAACTCCTTCAAGCATGCCTTCAGCGATGCCAGGGGCGGAGCCTGCGGTGGCAGGGTGCACATTCGGCTGTCGCAGCAGGTGAGCGATGCCGGCCAGCCCGAGTTGCTGCTGGAGGTGGGGGACAACGGCAAGGGGTATCCGCCGGGACTGGATATCGACTGCGTGGCCTCCCTGGGGCTCCAGCTGGTCAATTCCCTGGTGCAGCAGCTCAAGGGGAGCATTGATCTCGCCAGCAACGGCGGCGCGTGCAGCAGAATGCGCATCCCACTGCCGCAGCAGGCGCCGTGA
- a CDS encoding agmatine deiminase family protein yields the protein MPQAGCMPAEFDPLDALWMTWPHNAADYSPKAACIPWVYAEMLRVLAGRERVRLIVQGPEQEHKVRALLASVDVDVATSLDDAAGTPWLEFFHLPTDRAWARDYLPTFARQEDGSLAAVHFRFTGWALYPNHLRDIQVPPALAQARGWPLIPAIWNGQHVALEGGGIDSNGRGVLLTTEECYLDPAVQVRNPGFTRQDYEGLFRQYLGIEKTIWLGHGIAGDDTHGHVDDLCRFVSPDTVVLAQESNPADVNYRPLAENMERLQGETLPGGAPLRVVPLPMPDPLVYKGRRLPASYANFAILNRTILVPTFNSPKDRTALGILAELFPDRQVAGVHAGDLILGYGAIHCLSHEEPSRSL from the coding sequence ATGCCCCAGGCCGGCTGCATGCCTGCCGAGTTCGATCCCCTGGACGCCTTGTGGATGACCTGGCCCCACAACGCCGCCGATTATTCGCCCAAGGCCGCGTGCATCCCCTGGGTGTATGCCGAGATGCTGCGCGTGCTGGCGGGCCGGGAGCGGGTGCGCCTTATTGTCCAGGGGCCGGAGCAGGAGCACAAGGTGCGCGCCTTGCTGGCCAGTGTGGATGTGGATGTGGCCACCAGTCTGGATGACGCAGCCGGCACGCCCTGGCTGGAGTTTTTCCATCTGCCCACGGACCGCGCCTGGGCCCGGGACTACCTGCCCACCTTTGCCCGTCAGGAAGACGGTTCCCTGGCCGCAGTGCATTTTCGCTTTACCGGCTGGGCCTTGTATCCCAATCACCTGCGGGATATCCAGGTTCCCCCGGCCCTGGCCCAGGCACGGGGCTGGCCGCTGATTCCGGCCATCTGGAACGGGCAGCACGTGGCCCTGGAGGGTGGCGGCATCGATTCCAACGGCCGCGGCGTGCTCCTGACCACCGAGGAATGCTACCTGGACCCCGCCGTGCAGGTGCGCAACCCCGGCTTTACCCGCCAGGATTATGAAGGCCTCTTCCGCCAGTATCTGGGCATCGAGAAAACCATCTGGCTGGGCCATGGCATTGCCGGGGACGACACCCACGGCCATGTGGACGACCTGTGCCGCTTCGTCTCGCCGGATACCGTCGTCCTGGCCCAGGAGTCCAACCCCGCCGACGTGAATTATCGTCCCCTGGCCGAAAATATGGAACGGTTGCAGGGAGAAACCCTTCCGGGCGGTGCGCCCCTGCGGGTTGTTCCCCTGCCCATGCCGGACCCGCTGGTGTACAAGGGGCGCAGGCTGCCGGCATCTTACGCCAACTTCGCCATCCTGAACCGGACCATCCTGGTGCCGACGTTCAATTCCCCCAAGGATCGGACGGCCCTGGGCATCCTGGCGGAACTGTTCCCGGACCGTCAGGTGGCAGGCGTGCATGCCGGAGATTTGATTCTCGGCTACGGTGCCATTCATTGCCTGAGCCACGAGGAGCCGAGCCGCTCCCTGTAA
- a CDS encoding PilZ domain-containing protein, with protein sequence MPVTRPMNEIPPSASVPLAHPEPPVLVFHADSRNRVALVCPACNRKRLLDGAKLEQVKQPAAIKCTCGHVFHCRFAPAEAASVTLPPAAAAPAPAAPAEPELPVFCADRQNRFTVICPACKDARTLDGEKLRHIPQPATMKCRCGNIFKCRFKFFEPDFQPEDPDAIQPHLDAATHLPDFADEDCTKTFSLQAREAAMANRRTLMTFREMRPDEELAQAAHTGPLPSPDSLLRDILPSSDTPPEEAEVSLSPEAVEHIGFQPRTEAEAPPVAAARPADLEASPVLAVQAVQAVQAVQVVPQATTTPQADELRRQEAALEARRLTIEREREELEALRRHLEQEREQVLQQKEQLARMLRRVSALPAARQPAALPAAEPEPRIAIFAPDADGIIQVECPSCGSRKALKAAEVASIRQPARMKCKSCGTVFPCRFALEHHAPRPVSSPVPPVSPGSPVSPGPEDLPVFHADAAGNVTLVCPSCHASNIVPGEKLRGVAQPARLKCRSCRASFSCRFELGPPALVLPDLTPNLTPDLTPDLTNVTKLAQADLPRSDEPASEADDAALTMQPDAHGRFASHAETPEAAATEEELSKTMSPERLQALFASRDDEELAQAAVSLMGDDLSHYLTQLDAAPSAPDQHSHESQDDALPEAAVMAEILPALPFETAQAPPGQEPPTYYVDENRQVMVLCPKCERARNLDFTQHPEVGPVIRTWCKCGNEYFCRLEFRRTYRKRVNLRGTFGLPDGSMQGDMTVTDISLGGVGMKLPTSYGLQPGMFLDVSFQLDNLKGTPIQRRVLVRTVHGLSIGAEFVGHRERDKDLGYYLMA encoded by the coding sequence ATGCCTGTTACCAGACCCATGAACGAGATTCCCCCTTCTGCCTCGGTTCCGCTGGCGCACCCCGAACCGCCCGTGCTTGTTTTTCATGCGGATTCCCGGAATCGGGTAGCCCTCGTCTGCCCCGCCTGCAACAGAAAACGGCTGCTCGATGGCGCGAAGCTGGAGCAGGTCAAACAGCCTGCGGCCATCAAGTGCACCTGCGGGCATGTGTTTCACTGCCGGTTCGCCCCTGCCGAGGCAGCGTCCGTCACTTTGCCGCCTGCCGCTGCAGCACCTGCCCCGGCAGCCCCAGCCGAGCCGGAACTTCCCGTCTTCTGCGCAGATCGTCAAAACCGCTTCACCGTCATCTGTCCGGCCTGCAAGGATGCCCGTACCCTGGACGGGGAGAAGCTCCGCCACATCCCCCAGCCAGCCACCATGAAGTGCCGATGCGGCAACATCTTCAAATGTCGCTTCAAGTTTTTTGAGCCCGACTTCCAGCCCGAGGATCCGGACGCCATCCAGCCGCATCTCGATGCCGCAACCCATCTTCCCGATTTTGCGGATGAGGACTGCACCAAGACGTTTTCGCTCCAGGCGCGCGAAGCCGCCATGGCCAACCGCCGGACCCTGATGACCTTCCGCGAGATGCGCCCCGATGAGGAACTCGCGCAGGCAGCCCACACCGGCCCGCTGCCGTCTCCGGACTCCCTGCTGCGCGACATCCTGCCATCCAGCGACACGCCGCCCGAGGAGGCCGAGGTGTCCCTGTCACCCGAGGCTGTGGAGCATATTGGCTTCCAGCCCCGGACCGAGGCCGAGGCGCCTCCCGTTGCAGCAGCCAGGCCTGCCGACCTTGAAGCCTCCCCTGTCCTCGCGGTGCAGGCGGTGCAGGCGGTGCAGGCGGTGCAGGTCGTACCACAAGCGACCACAACACCGCAGGCGGATGAACTGCGGCGTCAGGAAGCGGCGCTTGAGGCCCGGCGTCTGACCATCGAACGAGAGCGCGAGGAATTGGAAGCCCTGCGCAGGCATCTGGAACAGGAACGCGAGCAGGTGCTGCAACAGAAGGAGCAGCTGGCCCGCATGCTGCGCCGGGTTTCTGCCCTGCCTGCCGCGCGCCAGCCGGCTGCCCTGCCTGCCGCCGAGCCCGAACCTCGCATCGCCATCTTTGCCCCGGACGCAGACGGCATCATCCAGGTGGAATGCCCCAGCTGCGGTTCCCGCAAGGCGCTCAAGGCTGCAGAGGTGGCCTCGATCAGGCAGCCGGCGCGCATGAAGTGCAAAAGCTGCGGCACGGTGTTCCCGTGTCGTTTCGCCCTGGAGCATCACGCGCCCCGGCCGGTTTCTTCGCCCGTTCCGCCCGTCTCGCCCGGCTCGCCCGTCTCGCCCGGCCCGGAGGATCTTCCCGTTTTCCATGCCGATGCCGCCGGCAACGTCACCCTGGTGTGTCCCTCGTGCCACGCCAGCAATATCGTGCCCGGGGAAAAACTTCGCGGCGTGGCGCAGCCGGCTCGTCTCAAATGCCGCTCGTGCCGGGCCTCCTTTTCCTGCCGCTTCGAGCTGGGCCCCCCGGCCCTTGTCCTGCCGGATCTTACGCCCAATCTTACGCCCGATCTTACGCCCGATCTTACGAATGTCACCAAGCTCGCCCAGGCAGACCTCCCCCGTTCGGACGAGCCGGCCAGCGAGGCTGACGACGCAGCCCTGACCATGCAGCCCGACGCCCACGGCAGATTTGCCTCACATGCGGAGACTCCCGAGGCTGCCGCGACAGAGGAAGAGCTTTCCAAAACCATGTCCCCCGAACGGCTGCAAGCTCTCTTCGCCTCGCGCGACGATGAGGAGCTCGCCCAGGCCGCCGTCTCCCTCATGGGCGACGACCTCAGCCACTACCTCACCCAGCTGGACGCCGCCCCTTCCGCCCCCGACCAGCACAGCCACGAAAGCCAGGACGACGCCTTGCCCGAGGCCGCCGTGATGGCGGAGATACTGCCCGCCCTGCCCTTCGAGACCGCCCAGGCGCCCCCCGGCCAGGAACCCCCGACCTATTATGTTGATGAAAACAGACAGGTCATGGTGCTGTGCCCCAAGTGCGAACGCGCCCGCAACCTGGACTTCACCCAGCACCCCGAGGTGGGCCCTGTCATCCGCACCTGGTGCAAATGCGGCAACGAGTACTTCTGCCGTCTGGAATTTCGCCGCACCTACAGAAAACGCGTGAACCTGCGTGGTACCTTCGGGCTCCCTGACGGCAGCATGCAAGGCGACATGACCGTGACGGACATTTCCCTTGGCGGCGTGGGCATGAAGCTGCCCACATCGTACGGCCTGCAGCCGGGCATGTTCCTGGACGTGAGCTTCCAGCTCGATAATCTGAAGGGAACCCCCATCCAGCGCCGGGTCCTGGTCCGCACCGTCCACGGCTTGTCCATCGGCGCAGAATTCGTGGGGCACCGCGAACGCGACAAGGATTTGGGCTACTATCTCATGGCGTGA
- the dsrK gene encoding sulfate reduction electron transfer complex DsrMKJOP subunit DsrK, protein MAKFNMTPDELLNFQFGAPNVGWMEHKPVFKEGNFAYPGKADVIRDLGFPNPREWSPLDEDWKLPENWMEIVRDGMKDRLDRYRSFKLFMDICVRCGACADKCHFYIGGGDPKNMPVLRAELLRSIYRGEFTTAGKILGKWAGGRPLTMDVVKEWFFYFYQCTECRRCSLFCPYGIDTAEVTMIARELLQLLGININWMMEPVRNCNRMGNHLGIQPHAFKDIVDFLCEDIEAVTGIRINPPMNEKGHEVLFITPSGDVFADPGIYTFMGYLMLFHEIGLDYTLSTYASEGGNFGLFTSHEMMKKLNAKMYAEAERLGSKWILGGECGHMWRVINQYMSTHNGPCPPKMETPVSPITGTVFRNATETKMVHIAEFTADLVRHNKLKFDKRRNSHLNVTFHDSCNPARGMGMFEEPREVIKACCDNFFEMPAQTIREQTFCCAGGSGLNTDEIMEMRMRGGLPRGNALRHVQQKHDVNTMACVCAIDRATLIPLADYWAPGVTICGVHELVANALIMKGEQERTMDLRQNELPYLDESAEEDA, encoded by the coding sequence ATGGCCAAGTTCAATATGACTCCGGACGAGCTGCTCAACTTCCAGTTCGGTGCGCCGAACGTGGGATGGATGGAGCACAAGCCCGTCTTCAAGGAAGGCAATTTCGCCTACCCTGGCAAGGCTGATGTCATTCGGGATTTGGGATTTCCCAATCCCCGCGAATGGTCTCCGCTGGACGAAGACTGGAAACTGCCTGAAAACTGGATGGAAATTGTCCGCGATGGCATGAAGGACCGCCTGGATCGCTACCGTTCCTTCAAGCTGTTCATGGACATCTGCGTGCGCTGCGGCGCCTGCGCCGACAAGTGCCATTTCTACATCGGCGGCGGCGACCCCAAGAACATGCCGGTGCTGCGTGCCGAGCTGCTGCGCTCCATTTACCGCGGCGAGTTCACCACAGCCGGGAAAATCCTGGGCAAATGGGCCGGCGGCCGCCCCCTGACCATGGACGTGGTCAAGGAATGGTTCTTCTACTTCTACCAGTGCACCGAATGCCGCCGCTGCTCGCTGTTCTGTCCCTACGGCATCGACACTGCCGAAGTGACCATGATCGCCCGCGAGCTGCTGCAACTGCTGGGCATCAACATCAACTGGATGATGGAACCCGTGCGCAACTGCAACCGCATGGGCAACCACCTCGGCATCCAGCCCCACGCCTTCAAGGATATCGTTGACTTCCTGTGCGAGGATATCGAAGCTGTCACCGGTATCCGCATCAATCCGCCCATGAACGAGAAGGGGCATGAAGTCCTCTTCATCACCCCCTCCGGGGACGTATTCGCCGATCCAGGCATCTACACCTTCATGGGCTATCTGATGTTGTTCCATGAAATCGGCCTGGATTACACGCTCTCCACGTACGCATCCGAAGGCGGCAACTTCGGCCTCTTCACCTCCCACGAGATGATGAAGAAGCTGAACGCCAAGATGTATGCCGAAGCAGAGCGCCTGGGCTCCAAGTGGATCCTCGGCGGCGAGTGCGGCCACATGTGGCGCGTGATCAACCAGTACATGAGCACCCACAACGGCCCCTGCCCGCCGAAGATGGAAACGCCCGTCAGCCCCATCACGGGCACCGTGTTCCGCAACGCCACGGAAACCAAGATGGTGCACATTGCGGAATTCACGGCGGACCTGGTCCGGCACAACAAGCTCAAGTTCGACAAGCGCCGCAACTCTCACCTGAACGTGACCTTCCACGACTCCTGCAACCCTGCCCGCGGCATGGGCATGTTCGAAGAGCCGCGCGAGGTCATCAAGGCCTGCTGCGACAACTTCTTCGAAATGCCTGCCCAGACCATCCGCGAGCAGACCTTCTGCTGCGCTGGTGGTTCCGGCCTGAACACCGACGAAATCATGGAAATGCGCATGCGCGGCGGCCTGCCACGTGGCAACGCCCTGCGCCACGTGCAGCAAAAGCACGATGTGAACACCATGGCCTGCGTGTGCGCCATCGACCGCGCCACCCTCATCCCCCTGGCGGACTACTGGGCCCCTGGCGTGACCATCTGCGGCGTGCATGAGCTTGTGGCCAACGCACTCATCATGAAAGGTGAGCAGGAACGCACCATGGACCTCCGTCAGAACGAGCTGCCCTACCTCGACGAGAGCGCTGAGGAGGATGCGTAA
- the dsrO gene encoding sulfate reduction electron transfer complex DsrMKJOP subunit DsrO has translation MSKTRRDFLKLAGACACTVAASQLVGANAQAADAGHGGHAPAVAQPANQHDNALHGTHWGMVIDTKRFTDPLLVQKCMDACHLTHNVPKIDGPQELKWIWAASYLETFTEHNHYLPESVEQRSFMLLCNHCENPPCVRVCPTKATFKRAWDGIVQMDMHRCIGCRFCMAACPYGARSFNFNNPRPYLDETKMNPDYPTRMRGVVEKCTFCVERLAQGLMPACVEASDGAILFGDLDDPHSSVRKALASKFTVRRKVSLGTEPSVYYII, from the coding sequence ATGAGCAAGACCAGACGTGACTTCCTCAAGCTGGCCGGCGCCTGCGCCTGCACTGTGGCGGCCTCTCAGCTCGTTGGCGCCAACGCCCAGGCCGCCGATGCCGGCCACGGCGGGCATGCCCCGGCTGTGGCTCAGCCTGCCAATCAGCACGACAACGCCCTGCACGGCACGCATTGGGGCATGGTCATCGACACCAAGCGCTTCACCGACCCCCTGCTGGTGCAGAAGTGCATGGATGCCTGCCACCTGACCCACAACGTGCCCAAAATTGACGGCCCCCAGGAACTCAAGTGGATCTGGGCCGCCAGCTACCTGGAAACCTTCACCGAGCACAATCATTACCTGCCGGAAAGCGTGGAACAGCGCAGCTTCATGCTGCTGTGCAACCACTGCGAAAACCCCCCGTGCGTGCGCGTGTGCCCCACCAAGGCCACGTTCAAGCGCGCCTGGGATGGCATTGTGCAGATGGACATGCACCGCTGCATCGGCTGCCGGTTCTGCATGGCCGCCTGCCCGTACGGCGCGCGCAGCTTCAACTTCAACAATCCGCGCCCCTACCTCGACGAAACCAAGATGAACCCCGACTACCCCACCCGCATGCGCGGTGTGGTGGAAAAGTGCACCTTCTGCGTGGAGCGTCTGGCCCAGGGCCTGATGCCTGCCTGCGTGGAGGCGTCCGACGGCGCCATTCTGTTCGGCGATCTGGACGACCCGCATTCCTCCGTGCGCAAGGCCTTGGCCTCCAAGTTCACCGTCCGCCGCAAGGTCAGCCTGGGCACCGAACCGAGCGTCTACTACATCATCTAG
- a CDS encoding RsbRD N-terminal domain-containing protein, whose amino-acid sequence MSFLALLRSDKNAIATAWRDAIYSTYPFDTAGFLRKGQDEFKNPVGVRTDAAVHALTKHLLEEKVLDDLDLDAALDELVRIRAVQDFTPAKAVGAIFLLKGVVRLHLSKVGKMKDHIEAVLRFESKVDSVALRAFDIYVKCRTQLYEMRLKEIKNRHAMLFRHAGLTADTAAEETPDSEQQ is encoded by the coding sequence ATGTCCTTTCTCGCTTTGCTTCGCTCCGATAAAAACGCCATCGCCACCGCATGGCGCGATGCCATTTACAGCACGTACCCGTTCGATACGGCTGGTTTTTTGCGTAAAGGCCAGGATGAATTCAAAAACCCGGTGGGCGTGCGCACCGATGCCGCCGTCCATGCCCTGACAAAGCACCTGCTGGAAGAAAAGGTGCTGGATGACCTGGATTTGGACGCCGCCCTGGACGAGCTGGTGCGCATTCGTGCCGTGCAGGACTTCACCCCGGCCAAGGCTGTGGGTGCAATTTTTCTGCTCAAAGGCGTCGTCAGACTGCATCTGTCCAAAGTGGGCAAGATGAAAGATCATATTGAGGCTGTGTTGCGTTTCGAGTCGAAAGTGGATAGCGTGGCGCTCCGCGCATTTGACATATATGTCAAATGCAGAACGCAGTTGTATGAAATGCGCCTGAAAGAGATCAAGAACAGACATGCAATGCTTTTTCGCCATGCCGGCTTGACGGCCGACACGGCGGCGGAAGAAACCCCGGATTCTGAACAACAGTAA
- the dsrJ gene encoding sulfate reduction electron transfer complex DsrMKJOP subunit DsrJ — MYNAKYIMPGLVIFLGLITFPLWFNVLSCTRYEAPKLALPADQQECIIDTKVMRAEHMTLLNDWRDKYVRDGEVTFTAANGKLYDMSLMNTCMSCHTNKEQFCDACHTKNSVYPYCWECHIAPRGNQ, encoded by the coding sequence ATGTACAACGCCAAATACATCATGCCTGGGCTCGTCATCTTCCTGGGCCTCATCACCTTCCCGCTCTGGTTCAACGTCCTGAGCTGCACGCGGTATGAAGCCCCCAAGCTGGCCCTGCCTGCAGATCAGCAAGAGTGCATCATCGACACCAAGGTCATGCGCGCCGAACACATGACCCTGCTCAACGACTGGCGCGACAAGTACGTGCGCGACGGCGAAGTCACCTTCACCGCCGCCAATGGCAAACTCTATGACATGAGCCTCATGAACACCTGCATGAGCTGCCACACCAACAAAGAGCAGTTCTGCGATGCATGCCACACGAAGAACAGCGTGTATCCCTACTGCTGGGAATGCCACATCGCGCCGAGGGGGAACCAGTAA
- a CDS encoding RDD family protein: MDRKGFGPRLGAAILDFLIVLVCVGILALLFGTTIGALLGGTVAGPAGGVAGGLAGAYYLTPMLFPPLAFAYGLIEAFTGASPGKRMIGIVIRTDSGQPAPLATLLLRYLLKNAGSALAFLALLTHLNTLNSLSTLASAAITLGFLLTLGESRQALHDRIVGTAVYGS; encoded by the coding sequence ATGGACCGCAAAGGGTTCGGGCCGCGCCTGGGCGCCGCCATTCTGGATTTTTTGATTGTTCTTGTGTGCGTTGGGATACTGGCCCTGCTGTTCGGCACCACCATCGGCGCGCTGCTGGGCGGTACTGTGGCCGGCCCCGCAGGCGGTGTGGCTGGCGGATTGGCTGGCGCATACTATCTGACACCCATGCTCTTCCCTCCCCTGGCCTTTGCCTACGGCCTGATTGAGGCCTTCACCGGTGCGTCCCCCGGCAAACGCATGATCGGTATTGTCATCCGCACAGACTCGGGCCAGCCCGCCCCCCTGGCCACCCTGCTGCTGCGTTACCTGCTCAAGAATGCCGGCAGCGCCCTGGCCTTTTTGGCCCTGCTGACACACCTGAACACCCTGAACAGCCTAAGCACCCTGGCATCGGCAGCCATCACCTTGGGATTCCTGCTGACCCTCGGCGAATCGCGCCAGGCCCTACACGATCGCATCGTCGGCACGGCCGTATACGGGAGTTAA
- the dsrM gene encoding sulfate reduction electron transfer complex DsrMKJOP subunit DsrM, which yields MAFFISLILVLTLCAASYYGAEAGMQWLFGMTIPYLAIAGFVCGFAYKIYSWAKSPVPFRIPTTGGQQYSHEWIKHNPLDNPHTVSWTVGRMLLEILTFRSLFRNTEVVIHRTEDGPRVAYNSARWLWLFGLIFHYCFLVIFLRHFRFFLDPVPFFVRALEFTDGIFQIGAPRLYQTDVLILAALAFLLLRRMFDHKVRYISLISDYFPLVLISGIALSGIYMRYLGKTDINAVKIYVMGLFTLSPVSAEGIAPIFFMHLFLVCALLLYFPWSKLMHLGGVFLSPTRNLPNDSRMRMHVNPWNPPKKYHTYEAYEDDFREFMVEAGLPVDKPLDKADA from the coding sequence ATGGCATTCTTCATCTCCCTCATCCTCGTGCTGACGCTGTGCGCCGCGTCCTACTACGGGGCGGAGGCAGGCATGCAGTGGCTGTTCGGGATGACCATCCCGTACTTGGCCATTGCAGGGTTTGTCTGCGGATTTGCGTACAAGATTTATTCATGGGCCAAGTCTCCGGTGCCATTCCGTATTCCCACCACCGGGGGCCAGCAGTATTCGCATGAATGGATCAAACACAATCCGCTGGACAACCCGCACACCGTCAGTTGGACTGTGGGCCGTATGCTGCTGGAGATCCTGACATTCCGGTCTTTGTTCCGCAACACGGAAGTGGTGATCCACCGCACGGAAGACGGTCCCCGCGTGGCGTACAACTCCGCGCGCTGGCTGTGGCTGTTTGGCCTCATTTTCCATTACTGCTTCCTGGTGATTTTCCTGCGCCACTTCCGGTTCTTCCTTGATCCAGTGCCCTTCTTTGTGCGGGCCCTGGAATTCACGGACGGCATTTTCCAGATCGGCGCCCCCCGCCTGTACCAGACGGATGTGCTCATCCTCGCCGCCCTGGCGTTCTTGCTGCTGCGGCGCATGTTTGACCACAAGGTGCGCTACATCTCCCTCATCAGCGACTACTTCCCCCTGGTGCTCATCTCTGGCATCGCTCTTTCCGGCATTTACATGCGCTACTTGGGCAAGACGGACATCAATGCCGTGAAGATCTATGTGATGGGCCTGTTCACGCTGTCCCCGGTATCTGCGGAAGGCATCGCCCCCATCTTCTTCATGCATCTGTTCCTGGTGTGTGCGCTGCTGCTGTACTTCCCCTGGTCCAAACTCATGCATCTTGGCGGCGTCTTCCTCTCTCCCACGCGCAACCTGCCCAACGACTCGCGCATGCGCATGCATGTGAACCCCTGGAATCCGCCCAAGAAGTACCACACGTACGAAGCGTACGAAGACGACTTCCGCGAATTCATGGTCGAGGCAGGGCTGCCGGTGGACAAACCCTTGGACAAAGCGGACGCTTAG